From the Fibrobacter sp. UWB11 genome, one window contains:
- a CDS encoding ABC transporter permease, translating into MPLILKPIYWIGQKIVDAIASVGECICILLVTLKQFRYVHKNPSLIVKEMISVGVSSLPLLFVTSIFTGMVATIMAEFEFHNLVSDKFVGTAACKMVLIELGPLLTAIVLSGRVGSAVAAEIGSMKEKEELSAYVVLGLDPYRYLAMPRLFAFLTMIPCLTAISNALALIGGWIVCVLALDITTYTYSTGMQYLFENLDLWAGIIKSIVFGTIIFVLAYYHGTHSKPGAHGVGLATMSVVVSSCLMILVSDFILDAFMFF; encoded by the coding sequence ATGCCGTTGATTCTGAAACCGATATACTGGATAGGGCAAAAGATTGTCGATGCAATCGCCTCCGTGGGCGAGTGCATTTGCATCCTGCTTGTTACACTCAAGCAGTTCCGCTATGTGCACAAGAATCCTTCCTTGATTGTAAAGGAAATGATTTCTGTTGGCGTTTCTTCGCTTCCGCTCTTGTTTGTGACGTCCATCTTTACGGGCATGGTAGCAACCATCATGGCTGAATTCGAATTCCACAATCTCGTGTCCGACAAGTTTGTGGGAACTGCCGCATGCAAAATGGTGCTCATTGAACTTGGACCGCTCCTTACGGCTATCGTGCTTTCCGGACGTGTGGGGAGTGCAGTTGCTGCTGAAATCGGTTCCATGAAAGAAAAAGAAGAACTATCTGCTTACGTGGTTCTTGGGCTTGACCCGTACCGCTATCTCGCGATGCCGAGGTTGTTTGCTTTTTTGACGATGATTCCGTGCCTCACTGCTATTTCTAATGCGCTTGCGTTGATTGGAGGCTGGATTGTTTGTGTGCTTGCATTGGATATCACGACCTACACCTATTCGACCGGTATGCAGTATCTGTTCGAAAATTTGGACTTGTGGGCGGGGATTATCAAGTCGATAGTATTTGGGACGATTATTTTTGTATTGGCTTACTATCACGGAACGCACTCTAAGCCGGGTGCCCATGGTGTTGGCCTTGCAACGATGAGCGTCGTGGTTTCAAGTTGCCTTATGATTTTGGTTTCTGACTTTATTCTTGATGCGTTCATGTTCTTCTAG
- the dnaB gene encoding replicative DNA helicase: MSEENNSKSFDGRQMPADVEAERCLLGGILRDPEVMGVAVMAISDDDFFYMERHQLIWNALCSLNKAVTPIDPVTLSAELTKMGKLDIVGGREYIFELMESVASSANVPWQLEHLRSKAVLRKLIRTSSDIIRQAMDPASTPDNVLQDAERDIFAIADNQVRNTLKSIDNFVAPLLERINNRREGGITGVPTGITELDELTNGLQNSDLIILAARPGVGKTSFAMTVAANAAIRYGKNVAFFSLEMDGIQLAQRLLCSQAQVDQSRLRNGKLNSDEIKKIIAAVTPINQAPLFVDDNADLGIMELMSKARQLKHKGHLDLLIIDYLQLMKTGKEENRAVAIGAISRGLKILAKELSIPVIALAQLSRKVEEKGRERPQLSDLRESGSIEQDADMVWFVERPFVQTHKDEDRYKATLIVAKHRNGSVKDIDMSFVPEYTTFYDATDQQAGGDEDYQYGSDDEGGGPQVADFGDF, translated from the coding sequence ATGTCAGAAGAAAATAATTCCAAGTCGTTTGATGGTCGCCAAATGCCCGCCGATGTTGAGGCGGAGCGCTGCCTGTTGGGCGGTATTTTGCGTGACCCCGAAGTGATGGGCGTCGCTGTGATGGCCATCAGTGACGATGACTTTTTCTACATGGAACGTCATCAGTTGATTTGGAATGCGCTTTGCAGTTTGAACAAGGCGGTGACCCCCATCGATCCCGTGACGCTTTCGGCGGAACTTACGAAGATGGGGAAGCTCGACATTGTCGGTGGCCGTGAATACATCTTTGAATTGATGGAATCCGTCGCATCGTCAGCGAATGTCCCGTGGCAATTGGAACACCTCCGCAGCAAGGCGGTGCTCCGCAAGCTCATCCGCACGTCATCCGATATTATCCGCCAGGCGATGGACCCGGCTTCTACTCCGGACAATGTGCTTCAAGATGCCGAACGTGATATCTTTGCGATTGCCGATAACCAGGTGCGCAACACCTTAAAGTCTATCGACAACTTTGTGGCGCCTCTTCTGGAACGCATTAACAATCGCAGGGAAGGCGGCATTACAGGTGTGCCTACGGGCATTACGGAACTGGATGAACTTACGAACGGTCTCCAGAATTCCGACTTGATTATCCTTGCGGCGCGCCCAGGTGTTGGAAAAACATCTTTCGCCATGACTGTCGCTGCAAATGCGGCCATTCGCTACGGCAAGAACGTTGCCTTCTTCAGCTTGGAAATGGACGGCATCCAGCTTGCTCAACGTTTGCTCTGCTCGCAGGCGCAAGTGGACCAGAGTAGGCTCCGCAATGGTAAGCTCAATTCTGACGAAATCAAGAAGATTATCGCCGCCGTGACTCCGATTAACCAGGCTCCGCTGTTTGTCGATGACAACGCCGACCTCGGCATCATGGAACTCATGAGCAAGGCGCGCCAGCTCAAGCACAAGGGCCACCTTGATTTGCTCATCATCGACTACTTGCAGTTGATGAAGACCGGCAAGGAAGAAAACCGTGCCGTCGCTATCGGTGCGATTTCTCGTGGTCTTAAGATTTTGGCAAAGGAACTGAGTATTCCGGTTATTGCGCTTGCTCAGCTCAGCCGTAAAGTCGAAGAAAAAGGCCGTGAACGCCCGCAACTTTCGGACTTGCGTGAATCCGGTTCTATCGAACAGGACGCCGACATGGTGTGGTTCGTGGAACGCCCGTTTGTGCAGACGCATAAGGACGAAGACCGCTACAAGGCAACACTCATTGTCGCGAAGCACCGTAACGGTTCCGTCAAAGATATCGACATGAGCTTCGTGCCCGAATACACGACGTTCTACGATGCTACCGACCAGCAGGCTGGCGGTGACGAAGATTATCAGTATGGTTCAGATGACGAGGGCGGTGGACCGCAGGTTGCCGACTTCGGCGATTTCTAA
- a CDS encoding ABC transporter ATP-binding protein: MPNVKIDPNDIAIRLKGLKKSFGPQTVLEDVNLDIRRGETMVIIGKSGGGKSVILKHMIGLLQPDGGEVTVDGVTISTPEFFDTRTIRRKMGMLFQMGALFDSMDTGENIAFALREHHPEMSESEIQNVVTEKLQMINLVPSFRTKMPSELSGGMRKRVALARAIALNPEILLYDEPTTGLDPITSDVINDLILDMQSKLGVTSVVVTHDMVSAFKVADRIAMLYNGRIIEVGTVDEIKNTSNPYVHQFITGQRKISVDGESQE; this comes from the coding sequence ATGCCGAATGTAAAAATCGATCCGAACGACATTGCGATTCGACTCAAGGGACTTAAAAAGTCCTTTGGCCCTCAAACGGTTCTTGAAGACGTGAACCTCGATATTCGCCGTGGCGAAACGATGGTGATTATCGGAAAGTCCGGTGGTGGTAAGTCCGTTATCTTGAAGCACATGATTGGACTTTTGCAGCCGGATGGCGGTGAAGTGACTGTTGATGGCGTGACTATCAGTACGCCGGAATTCTTCGATACGCGAACGATCCGCCGCAAGATGGGAATGTTGTTCCAAATGGGTGCCTTGTTTGACTCCATGGACACAGGCGAAAATATTGCCTTTGCCTTGCGTGAACATCACCCGGAAATGTCAGAATCGGAAATCCAGAATGTGGTCACTGAAAAACTCCAGATGATCAACCTCGTGCCGTCTTTCCGTACAAAGATGCCGTCTGAACTTTCGGGCGGTATGCGTAAGCGTGTTGCGCTTGCAAGAGCCATTGCGCTGAACCCGGAAATTCTTTTGTACGATGAACCGACGACGGGTCTGGACCCGATTACGAGTGACGTGATTAACGATCTTATTCTCGATATGCAGAGCAAGCTCGGTGTCACGTCTGTCGTGGTGACACACGACATGGTGAGCGCCTTCAAGGTCGCTGACCGCATAGCCATGCTTTATAATGGCCGCATCATCGAAGTGGGAACTGTCGATGAAATCAAGAATACGAGTAATCCGTATGTGCACCAGTTCATTACTGGGCAACGAAAAATATCGGTGGATGGGGAATCTCAAGAGTAG
- the coaBC gene encoding bifunctional phosphopantothenoylcysteine decarboxylase/phosphopantothenate--cysteine ligase CoaBC, with translation MNLAGKKILLGVSGGIAAYKSCELLRLLQKKGAEVRVCMTEAATQFVAPLTFASLSKCPVYLKNGAVEARPFQHIDFPRWADLYLVVPATANVIGKFVYGIADDPVSLCFMSCTGPRFIAPAMNVAMFNSPAVKRNLETLRSFENTFVMDSPAGELACGEVGKGRLLDPAEIVAYLEASSVILSEAPRAKSKDLQTLPAENEVDPTLPGYGKKVLITAGRTEEAIDPVRYISNRSSGKTAVAIAATFLANGFNVSVVAGPMEAEFPGAVHVTKIKSACDMHKAVLEQMKNADVLVHCAAVADYRPKVAATEKIKDSRSQLVLELEPNPNILRDSVAQKRADQVIVGFALETDHFKEHAAEKLKKSGADALLLNAPVAANSGFGFDEVRYTLIRAAVPGDSCNVPGDSRNVQDSGDSCNATEVEIPEMKMGSKIDLAQEIVDFSLDKLKNV, from the coding sequence ATGAATCTCGCTGGAAAGAAAATTCTTCTTGGAGTCTCGGGCGGAATTGCCGCCTACAAGTCTTGTGAACTTTTGCGCCTGTTGCAAAAGAAAGGCGCCGAAGTGCGCGTCTGCATGACCGAAGCCGCTACACAGTTCGTGGCCCCGCTTACGTTTGCTAGCCTATCCAAGTGCCCGGTTTACCTGAAAAATGGCGCCGTCGAAGCGCGTCCTTTCCAGCATATCGATTTCCCGCGTTGGGCCGACCTTTATCTCGTCGTTCCGGCGACCGCAAATGTCATCGGAAAGTTCGTCTATGGCATTGCCGATGACCCTGTGAGCCTCTGCTTTATGAGCTGCACGGGCCCGCGTTTTATCGCCCCTGCGATGAATGTCGCGATGTTCAATTCTCCGGCGGTCAAGCGCAATCTTGAAACGCTTCGTAGTTTTGAAAATACGTTCGTGATGGACAGCCCTGCGGGCGAACTTGCCTGTGGCGAAGTCGGCAAAGGCCGTCTCCTCGACCCCGCTGAAATTGTCGCTTATTTAGAAGCTAGTAGTGTCATCCTGAGCGAAGCGCCGCGCGCGAAGTCGAAGGATCTTCAAACTCTTCCTGCTGAAAATGAAGTGGATCCGACGCTTCCCGGTTACGGCAAGAAGGTTCTCATTACGGCTGGCCGCACCGAAGAAGCGATTGACCCCGTGCGTTATATTAGCAACCGCAGCAGCGGAAAGACTGCTGTTGCAATCGCTGCGACGTTCCTTGCAAATGGCTTTAACGTGAGCGTTGTCGCGGGCCCGATGGAAGCCGAATTTCCAGGTGCTGTCCACGTGACAAAAATCAAGAGCGCTTGCGACATGCACAAGGCCGTTCTCGAACAGATGAAAAATGCCGATGTGCTCGTGCATTGTGCTGCCGTGGCCGATTACCGTCCGAAGGTTGCCGCTACCGAAAAAATCAAGGATAGCCGTAGCCAGCTCGTCTTGGAACTCGAGCCGAATCCGAACATCTTGCGCGATAGCGTCGCGCAAAAGCGTGCAGATCAAGTGATAGTCGGTTTTGCGCTAGAAACGGACCACTTCAAGGAACATGCGGCAGAAAAGCTCAAGAAGAGCGGCGCCGATGCGCTCCTCCTCAATGCCCCTGTCGCAGCGAACAGCGGTTTCGGTTTTGATGAAGTCCGTTATACTTTGATTCGCGCGGCAGTTCCCGGTGACTCTTGTAATGTTCCCGGCGATTCTCGCAATGTACAGGATTCCGGTGACTCTTGTAACGCTACCGAGGTTGAAATTCCCGAGATGAAGATGGGCTCAAAAATCGATTTGGCGCAAGAAATTGTAGATTTTAGCCTAGATAAGTTAAAGAACGTTTAG